A genomic stretch from Oncorhynchus tshawytscha isolate Ot180627B linkage group LG07, Otsh_v2.0, whole genome shotgun sequence includes:
- the gnl3 gene encoding guanine nucleotide-binding protein-like 3 encodes MKRPGLKKASKRVSCSKRYKIQKKVREHNKKLRKDAKKKGVGKKVKKDIGVPNKAPFKEDILREAEQRRSKLEEEKEKKKLAKQQERAQKRKKENSASRDADPKAKKARKELPSQEVLVKQMVEQCDPRNSKKHLCSELNKVIDASDIIVEILDARDPLGCRCPQLEEAVLKGEGNKKLLFLLNKIDLVPKENVEKWLQCLQLEFPAVAFKASTQQQDKTVQEKKARFAALNGVVDQTKGVACYGSSSLLQLLGDYANATGREGSLKVGLVGFPNVGKSSLINSLKGMRACNAGVQRGITRCFQDVHISKNVKMIDSPGIVAAQSNPKAAMALRSLQVEDKQETVLEAVRTLLKQCNKQQVMLQYNVPDFRNSLEFLSFFAKKRGFLQKGGVPNTELAASTFLNDWTGAKLSYHCKAPEKPSLAPYLSEDIVREMQKGWDLDKLRKGNEETLRSVKFPNQASSIVLLSKGPTAGVLSDVVEDIPAPEPTEEDMEGSCENKEAGGVKEVSEEVTAETDEPQIKTPVTNKQAKVRLQVPVPVNIDLSSVHTDDTYDFNTDFK; translated from the exons ATGAAGCGTCCAG GGTTAAAGAAAGCAAGTAAACGCGTGTCTTGCTCCAAACGTTACAAAATACAGAAAAAG gtCCGGGAACACAACAAAAAACTAAGAAAAGATGCAAAAAAGAAAGGAGTTGGCAAAAAAGTGAAAAAGGATATTGGAGTTCCCAACAAAGCACCATTCAAAGAGGATATTCTGAGGGAAGCAGAACAGAGGAGGTCAAAG CTTGAAGAAGAAAAGGAGAAAAAGAAGCTTGCCAAGCAACAAGAACGGGctcagaagaggaagaaggaAAACTCTGCCAGCAGGGATGCAGACCCTAAAGCGAAGAAAGCTAGAAAG GAGTTACCGTCACAGGAGGTCCTTGTGAAACAGATGGTGGAACAATGTGACCCAAGGAATTCGAAGAAGCACCTTTGTTCAGAATTAAACAAG GTGATTGATGCCTCTGACATCATCGTTGAAATCCTAGATGCAAGAGATCCCCTTGGCTGCAGATGCCCACAGCTAGAGGAAGCTGTGCTGAAGGGGGAAGGAAACAAGAAGCTACTATTCCTGTTGAACAAAATAG ATCTTGTCCCTAAAGAGAATGTGGAGAAGTGGCTACAGTGTCTTCAGCTTGAGTTCCCTGCTGTGGCGTTCAAGGCATCCACacaacaacaggacaaaacagtg CAAGAGAAGAAGGCCAGGTTTGCAGCTCTTAACGGAGTAGTAGACCAGACCAAAGGAGTGGCCTGTTATGGCAGCAGCAGTCTTCTCCAGCTCCTGGGGGACTATGCAAATGCAACAGGGAGAGAGGGCTCACTAAAAGTGGGCTTAGTCG ggtTCCCAAATGTGGGGAAGAGCAGTCTGATCAACAGCCTGAAGGGGATGAGGGCCTGTAATGCAGGAGTCCAGAGAGGGATCACCAG GTGCTTCCAAGACGTCCACATATCTAAGAATGTCAAAATGATTGACAGCCCTGGGATAGTGGCAGCCCAGTCTAACCCAAAAGCTGCCATGGCGCTGAGGAGTCTCCAGGTGGAGGATAAGCAGGAGACTGTTCTAGAGGCCGTCAGGACCCTGCTCAAACAGTGCAACAAGCAACAG GTAATGCTTCAGTACAATGTTCCAGACTTTAGAAACTCCCTGGAGTTTTTATCCTTTTTTGCCAAGAAGCGTGGATTTTTACAGAAGGGTGGTGTCCCCAACACAGAACTGGCTGCCTCTACCTTCCTCAATGATTGGACAGG TGCAAAGCTGAGTTACCACTGCAAAGCCCCTGAGAAGCCAAGCCTTGCCCCATACCTCTCTGAAGACATTGTAAGAGAGATGCAGAAGGGGTGGGACTTGGACAAGTTGCGGAAAGGCAACGAGGAGACTCTAAGAA GTGTAAAGTTCCCAAACCAGGCCAGCAGCATTGTCCTCCTGTCTAAAGGCCCCACCGCCGGAGTGCTGAGTGACGTTGTTGAGGAcatacctgctccagagcccacTGAGGAAGATATGGAGGGTAGCTGTGAAAACAAAGAG GCTGGTGGGGTTAAAGAGGTGTCTGAGGAAGTGACTGCGGAAACAGATGAACCACAAATAAAGACACCAGTCACAA ACAAACAAGCAAAGGTGAGGTTACAGGTTCCTGTCCCAGTCAACATTGACCTCTCCTCAGTCCACACAGATGACACCTATGACTTCAACACAGATTTTAAATGA